A genomic window from Sparus aurata chromosome 4, fSpaAur1.1, whole genome shotgun sequence includes:
- the cog4 gene encoding conserved oligomeric Golgi complex subunit 4 has protein sequence MADSGPLVAKRCDSGSVSSVSMETISALTELEDLEKVYQQLCTQEKEVEAELDRLVGQEGAIHTKMLALQRMGPNLQLIGGDASQLSGMITFTCSLAENVSRKVRQLDLAKTRLYNVIQRADDILDLKFCTDGVQTALRNEDYEQAAAHIHRYLSLDQSVIELSRQGEESSAVDASLVMLQEAEQKLKVIVAEKLDEAVAAVDLAQVERFFKIFPLLGLHQQGLARFGQYLCSQLASKAEENLVLATGGDLGEKRAPLVFADTLTLLLEGIALVIETHLVIVETYYGPGHLYTLITHLQQECDQQAQKVVDKFIQQRGYHNKFQIVQSSMMKSVPGERIEPRELDPVLTEVTLMNARSELYLRFLRRRMLADFEVGDAQSVTQEHQQNVEKLLKHCMLSRTMQELIGYYIPMEEYYMRESVNKAVTMDTYEKGQLTSSMVDDCFYIVKKCISRALSSSSIDCLCAMINHANSVLESDFREVLYNKLRQGFPATTLQDIQRGVSSAVSLMQSSLQQGKFNTLGIESAENAKAAFLVTLNNVEVCSENITTLKRNLENDCSKLFSQGAGSGEQAKIESCLSDLVNTSTKFKDLLQEGLTELNTTAIKPQVKPWISSFLSISHNIEEEEFNDYEANDPWVQQLIINLEQLMAEFKTALSPIIYDTLTSLMTSLISIEMEKTVLKCSFSRLGGLQFDKELRSLVAYLTTVTTWTIRDKFARLTQMATILNLERVTEILDYWGPNSGPLTWRLTPAEVRQVLALRIDFRSEDIKRLRL, from the exons ATGGCTGACAGTGGACCCTTGGTAGCGAAAAGGTGCGACTCTGGCTCAGTGTCTTCTGTGAGCATGGAGACCATATCGGCcctgacagagctggaggatctGGAGAAAGTGTATCAGCAGCTCTGCACGCAGGAG AAAGAAGTGGAGGCTGAGCTGGACAGACTGGTTGGACAGGAGGGTGCTATTCACACAAAGATGCTGGCACTGCAGAGGATGGG GCCCAACCTACAGTTGATCGGGGGAGACGCCAGTCAGCTGTCAGGCATGATCACGTTCACCTGTAGCCTGGCTGAAAACGTCAGCCGCAAAGTCAGACAGTTGGACCTTGCAAag ACACGGTTGTATAACGTCATCCAGCGCGCTGATGATATCCTCGATCTGAAGTTCTGCACGGACGGTGTCCAGACAGCTCTACGTAACGAAGATTATGAACAGGCTGCTGCCCACATCCATCGATACCTCTCTCTGGACCAGTCGGTTATTGAGCTGAGTAGGCAGGGAGAAGAAA GTAGTGCTGTGGACGCCAGTCTGGTAATGCTTCAGGAGGCCGAGCAGAAACTGAAGGTCATTGTTGCTGAGAAGCTGGATGAAGCTGTAGCAGCAGTCGACCTCGCACAAGTGGAAAGGTTTTTCAAGATCTTTCCTCTGTTGGGCCTCCACCAGCAGGGCCTTGCACGCTTTGGACAATATCTCTGTAGCCAG CTTGCCTCCAAAGCTGAGGAGAACTTGGTCCTTGCTACAGGAGGAGACCTGGGTGAGAAGAGAGCTCCGCTGGTGTTTGCAGACACTCTGACGCTGCTGCTGGAAG gtattGCTCTTGTCATCGAGACTCATCTGGTGATTGTAGAGACATATTATGGTCCGGGCCATCTGTACACGCTCATCactcacctgcagcaggagTGTGACCAACAGGCCCAGAAAGTAGTCGACAAATTCATCCAGCAGAGAGGATACCACAACAAG TTTCAGATTGTCCAGAGCAGCATGATGAAGAGCGTGCCAGGGGAGCGGATCGAGCCCAG gGAGTTGGATCCTGTACTGACAGAAGTAACCCTGATGAACGCACGGTCTGAGCTCTACCTGCGCTTTTTACGTCGTCGCATGCTGGCCGACTTTGAGGTCGGGGATGCTCAGAGCGTCACACAAG AGCATCAACAGAACGTGGAGAAGCTCCTGAAACACTGCATGCTGAGCAGGACGATGCAGGAGCTCATTGGTTACTATATTCCAATGGAAGAGTACTATATGAGAGAGTCTGTCAACAAG GCTGTCACTATGGATACATATGAAAAGGGTCAGCTGACCTCCAGCATGGTGGACGACTGTTTCTACATTGTTAAGAAGTGCATCAGTAGAGCTTTATCCAGCTCCAGCATCGACTGCCTCTGTGCCATGATCAACCACGCCAACTCTGTGCTGGAGTCTGACTTCAG gGAGGTGCTGTATAATAAACTGAGGCAGGGCTTCCCAGCTACGACTCTGCAGGACATCCAACGTGGCGTCAGCAGCGCGGTCAGTCTGATGCAGAGCAGCTTACAGCAGGGCAAGTTCAACACACTGGGCATCGAGAGTGCTGAGAATGCCAAGGCAGCTTTTCTG GTGACTCTGAATAACGTGGAGGTGTGCAGTGAGAATATCACGACTCTGAAGAGGAACCTTGAG AACGACTGCTCCAAGTTGTTCAGTCAAGGCGCCGGCTCTGGCGAGCAAGCCAAGATTGAAAGCTGTTTGTCTGACCTCGTCAACACGTCCACAAAGTTCAAGGATCTCTTACAG GAGGGACTGACTGAGCTGAACACAACAGCCATAAAGCCTCAAGTCAAACCCTGGATCAGCAGCTTCCTGTCCATCTCACACAACATAGAGGAG GAGGAGTTTAATGATTACGAAGCTAATGATCCCTGGGTGCAGCAGCTCATCATTAACTTGGAGCAGCTCATGGCAGAGTTCAAG ACGGCCCTCTCTCCTATCATCTATGACACACTGACCAGCCTGATGACCAGCCTGATATCGATTGAAATGGAGAAGACTGTCCTcaaatgctcattcagcagg CTCGGAGGGCTGCAGTTTGATAAAGAGCTCCGGTCTCTGGTGGCGTACCTCACCACCGTGACCACCTGGACCATCAGGGATAAGTTTGCTCGCCTCACACAAATGGCCACCATCCTTAACCTGGAGCGG GTAACCGAGATCTTGGATTACTGGGGCCCAAATTCGGGGCCCCTGACATGGCGGCTGACCCCAGCGGAGGTACGTCAGGTTCTGGCACTGCGTATCGACTTCAGAAGTGAAGACATCAAGAGGCTGCGGCTGTAA
- the LOC115579835 gene encoding homeodomain-interacting protein kinase 1 isoform X1 produces the protein MVPKCNQCCPRGLPSKYEFVGVLGRGSFGKVVKCIDKKNLQIVAIKMPTWWTTYTKNEIPILRKSMCHNLDKHNIVKYVECFQTIRGKALVFETLDMSLDAYMMLNKCAPMLLSDIRTIIQQMATAFDALKGIGVIHTDVKRDNIMMVNHFRRPFEVKLIDFGLAIPTSKAKNIRPRVEAYTAPEVFLGCEFNEAIDMWSLGCTMFDMICGCNLFVGHSHYETMLEIVEFLGKPADHLLEKCDRAKIFFTKTDRGVWRIKTPLEFFKRHRRLTKNRPGLKCLDELKAMRLEEDNKTEAVEREQCIELLKAMLAFDADERITPCEVLTHPFITKVYPNVQTLSEDFECEPPAAAVDDEDSSNIQPGDCTPSPEIRSGGAILVRPDSSAENTTLLEDKQSTVSEPTAAPLRGEKSSNIQPDDCTPSPEILPSGAILVRPVTAKNSTLLEDQQSTVSEPTAAPLRGEESSNIQPADCTPSPEILPSGPGSTPQFSRELNAAGRSGDSS, from the exons ATGGTACCTAAATGCAATCAATGCTGTCCCCGTGGACTCCCCAGCAAGTATGAGTTTGTTGGAGTGTTGGGACGGGGCTCCTTTGGGAAGGTGGTGAAATGTATTGACAAGAAGAACTTACAGATTGTGGCTATAAAGATGCCCACATGGTGGACCACATACACCAAGAATGAG ATCCCCATTCTGAGAAAGAGCATGTGCCACAACCTtgacaaacacaacattgtCAAGTATGTCGAATGTTTTCAGACCATACGTGGAAAGGCGCTTGTGTTTGAGACATTGGATATGAGCCTAGATGCCTACATGATGCTGAACAAATGTGCCCCCATGCTTCTGAGTGACATCAGAACCATCATCCAACAG ATGGCAACAGCATTTGATGCGCTGAAGGGGATCGGGGTAATCCACACTGATGTCAAACGGGACAACATTATGATGGTGAATCACTTCCGACGACCCTTTGAAGTCAAGCTGATAGACTTCGGTCTGGCCATTCCCACGTCAAAGGCCAAGAACATCAGACCGCGAGTAGAGGCGTATAC GGCCCCAGAAGTTTTTTTGGGCTGTGAATTTAATGAGGCCATTGATATGTGGTCCCTGGGCTGTACCATGTTCGATATGATCTGTGGTTGTAACCTGTTCGTAGGACACAGTCACTATGAAACA ATGCTGGAAATTGTTGAATTCCTTGGTAAGCCAGCGGACCATCTTCTTGAAAAGTGTGACCGGGCAAAGATTTTCTTCACAAAAACTGACAGAGGAGTTTGGAGGATCAAG ACTCCTTTGGAATTTTTTAAACGTCACCGTAGACTAACCAAAAACAGACCCGGGTTGAAATGTCTGGATGAACTGAAAGCA ATGCGTCTGGAGGAAGATAACAAGACTGAGGCTGTTGAGCGAGAGCAGTGTATCGAGCTCCTGAAGGCCATGCTGGCATTTGATGCAGATGAGAGGATCACTCCCTGTGAAGTCCTCACTCATCCATTCATCACCAAAGTCTACCcaaa tgtCCAGACTTTAAGTGAGGACTTTGAATGCgagcctcctgctgctgctgtggatgaTGAAGACAGCAGTAACATCCAACCAGGCGACTGCACTCCATCTCCTGAAATTCGATCAGGAGGTGCGATCCTGGTTCGGCCCGACAGTTCAGCCGAGAACACAACACTGCTGGAAGATAAGCAGAGTACAGTCAGTGAGCCTACTGCCGCTCCTCTGAGGGGTGAAAAAAGCAGTAACATCCAACCAGATGACTGCACTCCATCTCCAGAAATTCTTCCATCAGGTGCGATCCTGGTTCGACCTGTGACAGCCAAGAACTCAACTCTGTTGGAAGATCAGCAGAGTACAGTCAGTGAGCCTACTGCCGCTCCTCTGAGGGGTGAAGAAAGCAGTAACATCCAACCAGCTGACTGCACTCCATCTCCAGAAATTCTTCCATCAGGTCCTGGTTCGACCCCACAGTTCAGCCGAGAACTCAACGCCGCTGGAAGATCAGGAGATTCCAGTTAG
- the LOC115580317 gene encoding uncharacterized protein LOC115580317 has product MAHVPPSEDSRPRRQVRQPRWMEDYEGYTHPQAGSYPLRTSAAIEETDWSRSREGFVEMTPLTQHPLQPTHYPAEFIETSSSHIGATAPVYVSTSRSYEGPPVMMNMLQQIQEDNRRLQLMVRDMRRQMDRSSAAPPSLQPAQLDHPQESHPPVIREGTRAPTAPPPMLHPTPGTRHPQPGDQASRPMPPPHLPAQPPPPPRELHHLPAVQDRYLADDDWPPPPPPVAFSDDNYEQPTDIVENLRERLQQLEARLSPAPSMMSEPPYDSVLPSVAPPQPPQRLTSVTLPNSNERTYRGPTPSIPKFTRGDPREFSRLKLALDNILPADATEMFKYQVLCDHLKFEEALLIADSYSNSLFPCSDTMASLTKHYGQPHQLSLRRIAELMEEPTIRAGDTVAFRRFALRVRALVGMLEQLGEDGRIELKCGSHVARLMKKLPQDLRATFRRHLHSWKAGIPSLMDFAEWLDYELEIQEDGDQFDKIEDVQKGRSGVRKECDKDKRATKKTMNVLHGTANNTTPQAGQAEVSDHQETMDKLKAYCPYCSNTQHFLDQCLNFKQLTKEQKMTWVKSNNRCWRCGRHHQAAQCRLRVLCKTCKGKHLEALHEVNLRPGKSEHTAGNGTSAELKSATDVLYLDRRAGCNQVLLKVSKVLLRNGDHTLETYAILDDGSERTILLQEAVQRLQLQGTPESLTLRTVRQDARTLHGSSVMFKISPTGQPTKTFTIERAFTAGGLGLAEHSYPVKGLQRRYKHLKKLPLQPFTNVHPLLLIGSDCPHLVTPIEPVRLGPSGSPAAVKTRLGWTLQGPVKSFQQCNRPQQCLFVTSTSPTAELFNQVEKLWQLDTLPYRNEKLVTRSRRDQEAMNLLEAKTRRVEVDGVLRYATPLLRVSNMPILTAPPEAVLPSLRSTEKRLGRDPVKAQAYQAEIMKLEKSGYASRISQEQVKDSKESWFIPHHLVTHNGKNRIVFNCSYTYRDKNLNELLLPGPNLGASLLGVLLRFREHSIAVSSDIKGMFHQVRLLPEDRPLLRFLWRDLQRDSQPSVYEWQVLPFGTTCSPCCAIYALQRHVHDHTHTGDTVRESIENHFYVDNWLQSFPTPDMAKDVTDKLRGLLMEGGFELRQWASNMPNVIGHLPKEIRSESSEQLLNHTNMDPQEPALGLRWLCHSDTLQYKSRPMERLPPTMRNIYKVLASQYDPIGFLMPYTTRAKVLVQQLWDKKREWDDPLLPGELLTAWQDWENELQYLDNIRLPRCYVSPAMDNAASKREVHIFCDASQRAYGSVGYLRTEDTEGNVEVAFLTARSRVAPKRQLSMPRLELCAALTGAQLADVLTRELTVAISRVVMWTDSTTVLAWIQSDSCRFKVFAGTRIAEIQELTDSQAWRYVETSENPADDLTRGKSLQDLSGENRWIHGPLFLQLPPNKWPVHPAPTSEDITEELRRPTTCLVSTVNGTHHSLPDAQQFSTFSDLVKATAGYLHGAAADAKGTPTAEEFKEAELSILRSAQRDSFSEEVQCLAAGKQVPSSSCLITLAPEYDASFQLIRVGGRLRRCQDLEDDVIHPIVLDPRHAVTKLLIRQVDQDLKHPGAERLFAELRRKFWILRGREAIRREQRSCSECQRWRAQPVNPKMADLPPARLRLHQPAFYSTGIDCFGPMQVKIGRRNEKRWGLLFKCLTTRAVHIEVLSSINTDSFLMALRRFISRRGKPAELLSDQGTNFRGGDRELQEAFQTLHPSLQAQLAEYHIKFCFNPPSAPHFGGSWEREIRSIKAALTATLGSQVVSGEVLTTVLIEIEGILNSKPLGYVSSDVADPDPVTPNLLLMGRPDPSLPQAVYHDSELLSRRQWRACQVLSDRFWVRFLRHYLPTLQTRSKWQSDTSPLQLDTIVMIVDPQLPRASWPIGKIKKVFPGADGLIRTAEVTVRDRTYVRPVSRLIRLPAVPEEN; this is encoded by the coding sequence ATGGCTCATGTTCCCCCAAGTGAAGATTCACGTCCACGCCGACAAGTGCGCCAACCAAGATGGATGGAAGATTATGAAGGgtacacacacccacaggcTGGGAGCTATCCACTACGCACCTCTGCTGCAATAGAGGAGACCGACTGGAGCAGAAGCAGAGAGGGATTTGTCGAGATGACACCCCTCACCCAGCATCCACTACAGCCCACTCATTATCCTGCTGAGTTCATAGAGACATCTTCCAGTCACATTGGAGCCACAGCACCGGTGTATGTGAGTACGTCACGGTCATATGAGGGCCCACCTGTAATGATGAATATGTTGCAGCAAATACAAGAGGATAATAGGAGATTGCAGCTGATGGTGAGAGATATGAGACGTCAGATGGACAGGAGCAGTGCAGCACCTCCCAGTTTACAGCCTGCACAGCTGGACCATCCACAAGAGAGTCACCCCCCTGTAATAAGAGAGGGCACCAGGGCCCCAACGGCACCACCCCCTATGCTGCATCCAACACCTGGAACACGTCATCCACAACCAGGAGACCAGGCCAGCCGGCCAATGCCACCACCCCACCTACCAGCCCAACCACCGCCTCCACCAAGGGAGCTGCACCACCTGCCTGCAGTACAGGACAGGTATTTAGCAGACGATGATTGGCCGCCGCCTCCCCCACCAGTAGCCTTCTCTGATGACAATTATGAGCAACCTACTGATATTGTAGAGAACCTTAGAGAacgtctgcagcagctggaagcaCGACTGTCACCAGCTCCATCCATGATGTCCGAACCACCATATGATAGTGTGCTGCCGTCAGTTGCACCCCCACAACCCCCCCAACGGCTAACCTCAGTGACACTGCCTAACAGTAATGAGAGGACATACAGGGGACCGACACCATCAATCCCAAAGTTCACACGTGGTGACCCCAGAGAGTTCTCCAGACTGAAGCTTGCCCTTGACAATATTCTTCCCGCTGATGCGACAGAGATGTTCAAGTATCAAGTGCTCTGTGATCACCTCAAGTTTGAAGAGGCTCTCCTGATAGCTGATTCCTATAGCAATTCCTTATTCCCCTGCTCTGACACTATGGCTTCCTTGACCAAACACTACGGTCAGCCCCACCAGTTATCTCTACGGCGGATTGCAGAACTCATGGAGGAGCCCACTATCCGAGCTGGCGACACTGTAGCATTCAGGAGGTTTGCTCTGAGAGTTCGAGCTCTGGTCGGGATGTTGGAGCAGCTAGGTGAAGACGGGCGTATAGAGTTAAAGTGTGGGTCTCACGTGGCCAGATTAATGAAGAAGCTTCCCCAGGATCTCCGTGCCACCTTCCGGCGTCACCTTCACTCTTGGAAAGCAGGAATCCCATCATTGATGGACTTTGCGGAGTGGCTGGACTATGAGCTGGAAATCCAAGAGGACGGAGATCAGTTCGACAAGATAGAGGATGTCCAGAAAGGGAGAAGCGGGGTGAGGAAGGAGTGTGATAAGGATAAGAGAGCCACTAAGAAGACCATGAATGTGTTGCATGGTACTGCCAATAACACAACCCCCCAAGCAGGGCAAGCTGAAGTCTCAGATCACCAAGAGACCATGGATAAGCTCAAAGCTTATTGCCCCTACTGCAGCAATACGCAACACTTCCTGGACCAGTGCTTGAACTTCAAGCAATTAACCAAGGAGCAGAAGATGACCTGGGTGAAGTCCAATAATCGCTGCTGGCGTTGTGGACGGCACCATCAGGCCGCCCAGTGTAGATTGAGAGTCCTATGCAAGACGTGCAAGGGGAAGCACCTTGAGGCCTTGCATGAAGTGAATCTCCGGCCTGGCAAGAGTGAGCATACTGCAGGGAACGGCACTAGTGCAGAGTTGAAGTCAGCGACAGATGTTTTGTATCTGGATCGACGTGCCGGCTGCAATCAGGTCCTTTTGAAGGTCAGCAAGGTGCTACTACGTAACGGTGACCACACCCTGGAGACATATGCAATCTTAGATGATGGCTCAGAGAGAACAATTCTACTCCAGGAGGCCGTCCAGAGGCTGCAGCTTCAGGGGACTCCCGAGAGCCTCACCCTGAGAACTGTTCGTCAAGATGCGAGAACACTACATGGCTCATCAGTAATGTTCAAAATCTCTCCGACCGGTCAGCCAACAAAGACATTTACTATTGAGAGAGCCTTCACTGCAGGTGGACTAGGTCTAGCTGAACACTCTTACCCAGTGAAGGGACTTCAGCGCAGATATAAGCACCTCAAGAAGCTCCCCCTGCAGCCATTCACAAATGTTCACCCACTCCTCTTGATAGGTTCCGACTGTCCGCACCTTGTGACACCTATTGAACCTGTCCGTCTCGGCCCGTCGGGGAGCCCAGCTGCGGTAAAGACCAGGCTTGGCTGGACACTGCAAGGGCCAGTCAAGTCTTTTCAACAATGCAACCGCCCACAGCAGTGTCTATTCGTGACCTCTACCTCCCCTACAGCTGAACTCTTTAATCAGGTAGAAAAGCTCTGGCAACTGGACACCCTGCCATACAGAAACGAGAAGCTGGTGACGAGGTCACGGAGAGACCAAGAGGCCATGAACCTTCTAGAGGCAAAGACTAGGAGAGTGGAGGTGGATGGAGTCCTCAGATACGCTACCCCACTGTTACGGGTGAGTAACATGCCTATACTCACAGCGCCGCCTGAAGCGGTGCTCCCCAGTCTACGCAGCACGGAGAAGCGTCTCGGCAGAGACCCGGTGAAGGCACAGGCATATCAGGCGGAGATTATGAAGTTGGAGAAGTCAGGCTATGCTTCCAGAATTAGTCAGGAGCAGGTGAAGGATTCCAAGGAGTCGTGGTTTATTCCCCATCACCTGGTGACACACAACGGAAAAAACCGAATCGTGTTCAACTGTTCTTACACCTATAGGGATAAGAACCTCaacgagctgctgctgccaggccCAAACCTGGGTGCATCTCTCCTGGGTGTCCTACTGCGGTTTAGGGAACATTCAATTGCTGTCAGCAGTGACATAAAGGGAATGTTCCACCAGGTGAGGTTGCTGCCTGAAGATCGCCCTCTGTTGCGCTTCCTCTGGCGTGATCTACAGAGAGACTCCCAACCTAGTGTATATGAGTGGCAGGTCCTTCCCTTCGGGACTACTTGTTCCCCATGCTGTGCCATATACGCATTACAGAGGCATGTACACGATCACACCCACACAGGGGATACAGTTCGTGAGTCTATCGAGAACCACTTCTATGTGGACAACTGGCTACAGAGCTTCCCAACTCCAGACATGGCCAAAGATGTCACAGACAAGCTGAGGGGGCTGTTAATGGAGGGTGGCTTCGAACTGCGACAGTGGGCCAGCAACATGCCAAATGTTATTGGCCACCTGCCCAAGGAGATCAGGTCAGAGAGTAGTGAACAGTTGCTaaatcacacaaacatggaCCCACAAGAACCTGCCCTGGGGCTGCGTTGGTTATGCCACTCGGATACGCTGCAGTATAAGTCACGGCCGATGGAGCGCCTCCCGCCCACCATGAGGAACATCTATAAGGTATTGGCCAGCCAATATGACCCCATAGGATTTCTCATGCCCTATACTACAAGGGCCAAAGTGCTTGTTCAGCAGTTATGGGACAAAAAGCGGGAGTGGGACGATCCTCTGCTACCCGGTGAATTGCTCACGGCGTGGCAAGACTGGGAAAACGAACTACAATATCTGGACAACATCAGACTGCCTCGCTGCTACGTGAGTCCAGCCATGGACAATGCAGCCAGTAAGCGGGAGGTCCACATCTTCTGTGATGCGTCTCAACGTGCGTATGGTAGTGTGGGATATCTCCGCACAGAAGACACAGAGGGTAATGTGGAGGTAGCATTCCTGACAGCCCGGTCCAGAGTGGCCCCTAAGCGTCAGCTCTCCATGCCGCGGTTGGAGCTGTGTGCTGCGCTCACGGGCGCACAGCTTGCAGACGTGCTTACTCGAGAGCTCACAGTGGCGATATCGAGAGTGGTTATGTGGACAGACTCCACAACTGTTCTTGCCTGGATCCAATCGGACTCTTGTCGCTTTAAGGTGTTTGCAGGAACCCGTATTGCAGAAATTCAAGAGCTGACTGATAGCCAGGCCTGGCGCTATGTGGAGACGTCAGAGAACCCAGCAGATGACCTCACCCGGGGAAAATCCCTGCAGGATCTCTCAGGTGAAAATCGTTGGATCCATGGACCCCTGTTCCTGCAGCTACCACCCAACAAGTGGCCAGTGCATCCAGCCCCAACAAGCGAAGACATCACTGAGGAGCTGCGAAGGCCCACCACCTGCCTGGTTAGCACGGTAAATGGCACCCACCATTCCTTACCTGATGCTCAGCAGTTTAGCACCTTCAGTGACCTGGTGAAGGCGACTGCGGGGTACCTTCATGGGGCGGCTGCTGATGCTAAAGGGACTCCTACAGCAGAGGAATTCAAGGAAGCGGAACTCAGCATCCTGCGGTCCGCACAAAGAGATAGCTTCTCAGAAGAAGTTCAGTGTctggcagctggaaaacaagtCCCTTCCTCCAGCTGCTTAATCACGCTGGCTCCAGAATATGATGCATCATTCCAACTGATACGAGTAGGAGGTCGGCTGCGGCGTTGCCAGGATCTGGAGGACGATGTGATCCACCCTATAGTCCTCGACCCAAGACATGCTGTGACCAAGCTGCTCATCCGACAGGTTGACCAAGACCTGAAACACCCTGGTGCAGAGCGACTCTTTgcagagctgaggaggaagTTCTGGATCCTTCGTGGCCGGGAGGCCATAAGAAGAGAGCAGCGCTCATGCTCGGAGTGTCAGAGGTGGAGAGCCCAACCTGTCAACCCTAAGATGGCAGACTTGCCCCCTGCACGGCTCAGGTTACATCAACCAGCCTTCTACTCTACGGGGATTGATTGTTTTGGTCCAATGCAGGTAAAAATCGGCCGACGGAACGAGAAACGCTGGGGCTTGCTCTTCAAATGCCTCACGACGCGAGCAGTCCATATTGAAGTGCTGTCCAGCATCAACACGGACTCCTTCCTGATGGCCTTAAGGAGGTTCATATCCCGTCGTGGGAAACCAGCAGAGTTGCTCTCGGACCAGGGCACCAATTTTAGAGGTGGAGATAGGGAATTACAAGAAGCCTTTCAAACCCTTCATCCTTCTCTCCAAGCCCAGCTGGCAGAGTACCATATAAAGTTTTGTTTCAACCCGCCTAGTGCCCCCCATTTTGGAGGCTCCTGGGAGCGGGAAATCAGGTCGATCAAGGCTGCTCTGACTGCTACCCTGGGGTCACAGGTTGTCAGTGGTGAAGTTCTGACCACTGTCCTGATTGAGATTGAGGGTATCCTCAATTCCAAGCCCCTCGGCTATGTATCATCCGACGTGGCAGACCCGGACCCGGTCACCCCCAATCTGTTGCTGATGGGGCGGCCAGACCCTTCGCTACCTCAGGCAGTGTATCATGACTCAGAGCTGCTCAGCCGTCGCCAGTGGAGGGCCTGTCAAGTGCTGTCCGATCGCTTCTGGGTGCGGTTCCTGCGCCACTACCTGCCCACACTGCAAACCCGATCCAAGTGGCAGTCGGACACCTCCCCTCTTCAGCTGGATACCATCGTGATGATCGTCGATCCTCAACTGCCACGAGCATCATGGCCTATTGGAAAGATCAAGAAGGTGTTCCCTGGAGCCGATGGACTGATTCGCACAGCGGAGGTCACAGTACGGGACCGCACCTATGTCCGACCTGTAAGCCGTCTTATCAGACTCCCTGCTGTACCAGAAGAAAATTGA